CAAGACTGAAGAAGTCGCTGCCGAAGATGATCCATACGCGGCCTATCAGATCCCTGATGATCTGATGTGGTAAGCCTTTAACGGCTTCAACAACGACAAACCCCGCTCATGGCGGGGTTTGTCGTTTTCAATGCAGTCATTGCTTATGCAGATCGGAGCGCTCGTTGCTGCTCCTGTTTTTCCAGTTCAGCCTTGTAGCTGTGGGCGTCGGTTTCGGAATGAAACATCCCCACCAGCATGTCTTGTTGATGTACATCCCAGATACGGATACCGGCGGCTATGCCTTCATGGGATTTATGTGAATCGTCGCGTTCAGTTACTTTTACAGTCATCTGCTAGCTCCAATCTCTGTTATCTGCAGCAAGGCGTGTGCAGGACTCTGTTATATGTTTGGTTAGCCTGCTAAGTAAACGACTGAGTTCGGTAACGAATTTTTGCGAAACCGACAATAGTCCTGCAGCCCGCCAAACACGTGGCATTCGGTCGCAGGGCATTGAGTTTCATGACAAAAGCTTCATGTTCGCCGTGAATATCTCGCTGGTAGAACACGGTATCTGTAGGAGCCAGGCTTGCTGGCGAAGGCGTCCTTCAGTGCGCCTTCGCCGGCAAGCCTGGCTCCTACAAAAAGCATCGCAGTGCACATTTTTTCAGGCATAAAAAAACGCCCCGAACCAGTCGGGGCGTTTTTGTGTGCTGCGAGACGGCGGAGTATTACTTGCCGGTCCAGCGCTTCAGTACCAGGGTGGCGTTGGTGCCACCGAAGCCGAAGCTGTTGCTCATCACGGTGTTGATGGTGGCGTCTTCGCGAGTCTTGGTCAGGATCGGCATGTCTGCCACTTCCGGGTCCAATTCTTCGATGTTGGCGGAGCCCGCCATGAAGTTGCCTTCCATCATCAGCATGCAGTAGATCGCTTCGTGAACGCCGGCGGCGCCCAGGGAGTGACCCGACAGGCTCTTGGTGGAGCTGATGGCCGGGGCCTTGTCGCCGAACACTTCACGCACACCTTTCATTTCCGCGACGTCGCCGACCGGAGTCGAGGTGCCGTGGGTGTTCAGGTAGTCGATCGGAGTATCGACGGTGGACATGGCCATCTGCATGCAGCGGATGGCGCCTTCGCCGCTTGGGGCGACCATGTCGTAGCCGTCGGAGGTCGCGCCGTAGCCAACGATTTCCGCGTAGATCTTCGCGCCGCGGGCCAGAGCGTGTTCCAGCTCTTCGACCACGACCATGCCGCCACCGCCGGCGATGACGAAACCGTCACGCTTGGCGTCGTATGCACGGGAAGCTTTTTCCGGGGTTTCGTTGTACTGGCTGGACAGTGCGCCCATGGCGTCGAACAGGAACGATTGGCTCCAATGCTCTTCTTCACCGCCGCCGGCGAACACGACGTCCTGCTTGCCCATCTGGATCTGTTCCATGGCGTTGCCGATGCAGTGAGCACTGGTGGCGCAGGCAGAAGCGATGGAGTAATTCAGGCCCTTGATCTTGAACGGTGTGGCCAGACAAGCGGAAACGGTGCTGCTCATGGTCCGCGTGACGCGGTATGGGCCAACGCGCTTCACGCCTTTCTCGCGCAGGATGTCCAGCGCTTCCATCTGGTTCAGCGTGGAGGCGCCACCGGAACCGGCGATCAGGCCGGTACGCGGGTTGGAGACTTGCTCATCGGTCAGGCCGGAGTCTGCGATGGCGTCTTTCATGGCCAGGTAGGCGTACGCCGCCGCGTGGCCGACGAAGCGATAGATCTTGCGATCGATCAGCTCTTCGAGGGGAAGGTCAATGGAGCCGGAAACCTGGCTACGCAGACCCATTTCGGCATATTCCGGGTTGAACCGGATGCCAGGGCGGCTTGCACGCAGGTTAGCGGAGACGGTCTCTTTGTCATTGCCCAGGCACGATACGATGCCCAGACCAGTGATAACGACGCGGCGCATGCGGATAACCCTTAGAAGTTGTCAGTGGAGGTGAAAACGCCGACCCGAAGGCCTTCGGCGGTGTAGATCTCGCGGCCGTCGACACTGACCGAACCATCGGCGATGGCCAGGTTCAGCTTGCCCTTCAGCACGCGCTTGATCTGAATGTTATAGGTGACTTTCTTGGCGGTCGGCAGGACCTGGCCAAAGAATTTCACTTCGCCCGAACCCAGCGCACGGCCACGGCCCGGCAGACCTTGCCAGCCGAGGAAGAAACCGACCAGTTGCCACATGGCGTCGAGGCCCAGGCAGCCTGGCATCACCGGATCACCTTCGAAGTGGCAGGCGAAAAACCACAGGTCAGGAGTGATATCCAGCTCGGCGACCAATTCACCTTTGCCGTACTTGCCACCCTCGGCACTGATATGGGTGATGCGATCCACCATCAGCATGTTCGGGGCGGGCAGTTGTGCGTTACCCGGGCCGAACAGCTCACCGCGACTGCAGCGCAGCAGGTCTTCCCGAGTAAAGGCGTTTTGTTGGGTCATGCGAGCTCCTCAATAGTCCCATGCGGCAGGGTGGGGCAAATCTTCCCGGCCGACCGAGGCGTTCATGCCTCGAGTCAGCAGCCTACTCATAGACTATTGCGTTGTGGTGAAAGTCACAGCACCAAGGACATGAATGTACACTTGTGCACTGAAATTATTATTCAAGCCCCTTTTCGGGCCTGTTCGGGTGCCTAAGACTGCCGCACTTTCGCCTTTCACGCCAGTCGCAGATGGTCGAAAGGCCTGTACTACTGCACCCAGCGCTGCAAAATTTGCTGCAGATCAGTGCGTTTGAAGGGCTTGGCCAGGTAATCGTTCATTCCAGCTGATAAACACG
This region of Pseudomonas mandelii genomic DNA includes:
- the fabB gene encoding beta-ketoacyl-ACP synthase I; translation: MRRVVITGLGIVSCLGNDKETVSANLRASRPGIRFNPEYAEMGLRSQVSGSIDLPLEELIDRKIYRFVGHAAAYAYLAMKDAIADSGLTDEQVSNPRTGLIAGSGGASTLNQMEALDILREKGVKRVGPYRVTRTMSSTVSACLATPFKIKGLNYSIASACATSAHCIGNAMEQIQMGKQDVVFAGGGEEEHWSQSFLFDAMGALSSQYNETPEKASRAYDAKRDGFVIAGGGGMVVVEELEHALARGAKIYAEIVGYGATSDGYDMVAPSGEGAIRCMQMAMSTVDTPIDYLNTHGTSTPVGDVAEMKGVREVFGDKAPAISSTKSLSGHSLGAAGVHEAIYCMLMMEGNFMAGSANIEELDPEVADMPILTKTREDATINTVMSNSFGFGGTNATLVLKRWTGK
- the fabA gene encoding 3-hydroxyacyl-[acyl-carrier-protein] dehydratase FabA, with the translated sequence MTQQNAFTREDLLRCSRGELFGPGNAQLPAPNMLMVDRITHISAEGGKYGKGELVAELDITPDLWFFACHFEGDPVMPGCLGLDAMWQLVGFFLGWQGLPGRGRALGSGEVKFFGQVLPTAKKVTYNIQIKRVLKGKLNLAIADGSVSVDGREIYTAEGLRVGVFTSTDNF